Proteins encoded within one genomic window of Ctenopharyngodon idella isolate HZGC_01 chromosome 6, HZGC01, whole genome shotgun sequence:
- the LOC127513845 gene encoding endoplasmic reticulum resident protein 27: MMFLIVFSLLTVCVTAEDQESAILRLNDVPAAEAFIDSAEVAVIGFFETEAAHEYKDFLAAAKQMKALPVALCSEKEVWAKYGIATDTISIFRKADLHQEHLNLSEAKKVDTDGLVRFMTMNNIRYVTEYNQASAVGLFQSEVKTHLLLLADRGRADSDPLQQRFRDLAPKYTGKMLFVLVNGKEKSNTRVLEYFGLKSSDLPRIGIYDGTLDKKWLMPAGDITNERVQNFCDSFLDGELQKQKEAETAEDKTEL, encoded by the exons ATGATGTTTCTCATAGTTTTTTCTTtattgactgtgtgtgtgactgcagAAGATCAAG AGAGCGCCATCCTCAGACTGAACGATGTTCCTGCGGCCGAGGCCTTCATCGACTCCGCTGAAGTGGCTGTCATCGGGTTCTTtgag ACTGAAGCTGCTCACGAATATAAAGATTTTTTGGCTGCCGCTAAACAGATGAAGGCACTTCCTGTTGCTCTGTGCAGTGAAAAGGAAGTTTGGGCCAAATATGGTATTGCCACTGACACCATCTCCATCTTCAGGAAG gcTGATCTTCATCAGGAGCACCTGAACCTGTCAGAGGCCAAGAAAGTTGATACTGATGGACTCGTACGCTTTATGACCATGAATAACATTCGTTACGTCACAGAGTATAATCAAGCG tctgCGGTGGGTCTGTTTCAGTCTGAGGTGAAGACGCACTTGCTGCTGTTGGCCGACAGAGGGCGCGCGGATTCCGACCCGCTGCAGCAGCGCTTCAGAGATCTCGCGCCAAAATACACTGGCAAG atgttgtttgtgctgGTAAATGGAAAAGAGAAATCAAACACCCGCGTGCTGGAATACTTCGGCCTGAAGTCAAGTGACCTGCCGCGGATCGGCATTTATGACGGCACCTTGGACAAGAAATGGCTCATGCCGGCGGGTGACATCACTAATGAGCGCGTGCAGAACTTCTGTGATTCTTTCCTGGACGGAGAGCTGCAG AAGCAGAAAGAGGCTGAAACAGCCGAAGACAAGACTGAACTATAA
- the LOC127513856 gene encoding retinal cone rhodopsin-sensitive cGMP 3',5'-cyclic phosphodiesterase subunit gamma-like yields the protein MDAPAPVEKRGPPKFKQRTTRTFKSKAPKPGQKGFGDDIPGMEGLGTDITVVCPWEAFGDMELSDLAKYGIL from the exons ATGGATGCCCCAGCACCTGTTGAGAAGAGAGGGCCACCAAAGTTCAAGCAGAGGACCACTCGCACCTTCAAGAGCAAGGCTCCTAAACCTGGCCAGAAAGGCTTCGGAGATGACATCCCTGGAATGGAGGGTCTCGGCACAG ATATCACTGTGGTTTGCCCCTGGGAAGCTTTTGGTGACATGGAGCTCAGTGATCTGGCAAAATATGGAATTTTGTAG
- the LOC127513854 gene encoding ribonuclease inhibitor-like isoform X2, whose translation MRLEWCSLTGQCCEIVASVLQSSNSRLIELDMSYNNIWDSGVKLLSDGLMSPNCQLEILRLSGCKVANEGCIYLASALRSNPSHLRELELTCNLLGESGVKMFSDLLNDPNCSLNKLEWV comes from the exons ATTGGAGTGGTGTTCTCTCACTGGTCAGTGCTGTGAAATTGTGGCATCAGTTCTACAATCATCAAACTCCCGTCTAATAGAGCTGGACATGAGTTACAATAACATAtgggattcaggagtgaagctgctctctgatggactgatgagtccaaactgtcagctggAGATACTGAG attATCTGGTTGTAAGGTGGCAAATGAAGGCTGTATTtatctggcttcagctctgcgttcaaacccctcacacctgagagagctggaacTGACCTGCAATCTCCTGGGAGAATCAGGAGTCAAGATGTTCTCTGATCTACTGAATGATCCAAACTGCTCACTGAACAAACTTGA ATGGGTTTGA
- the LOC127513854 gene encoding ribonuclease inhibitor-like isoform X1: MRLEWCSLTGQCCEIVASVLQSSNSRLIELDMSYNNIWDSGVKLLSDGLMSPNCQLEILRLSGCKVANEGCIYLASALRSNPSHLRELELTCNLLGESGVKMFSDLLNDPNCSLNKLEYVEK; encoded by the exons ATTGGAGTGGTGTTCTCTCACTGGTCAGTGCTGTGAAATTGTGGCATCAGTTCTACAATCATCAAACTCCCGTCTAATAGAGCTGGACATGAGTTACAATAACATAtgggattcaggagtgaagctgctctctgatggactgatgagtccaaactgtcagctggAGATACTGAG attATCTGGTTGTAAGGTGGCAAATGAAGGCTGTATTtatctggcttcagctctgcgttcaaacccctcacacctgagagagctggaacTGACCTGCAATCTCCTGGGAGAATCAGGAGTCAAGATGTTCTCTGATCTACTGAATGATCCAAACTGCTCACTGAACAAACTTGAGTATGTTGAGAAATAA